In Silene latifolia isolate original U9 population chromosome 3, ASM4854445v1, whole genome shotgun sequence, a single window of DNA contains:
- the LOC141647564 gene encoding uncharacterized protein LOC141647564 translates to MRRSSRRSSMAVSLHQSLDSDTFPRASTRRSSIFVPPPEDSRTQAGNFTTKFSMSSFIKKVEDLTPQQRTAIENVGFGKLLRVPHHTLRKNLLVEWMERWESEKKAFLLLDRELTITSLDAALILGLRGTGKPIALSVVEPFSQLEEEYGADSDSRKISLSLIERRLTSLGTSADGDFVRTFLLFTFGTLLFHNSNGKVDSRYLTFLHDLSKVPNYAWGKAVVEDLFSWLCRKKDEQIKNMEGCLILLQIWSYEHVDIGRPNLVNEPCGIPRACRWESSRTNITRHLITTKFNELEEDQVLWKLQPVAAELNIQIIKELLVSESEGNEAATLKHLNSTTTKTSAKCTGLPPKSLSQGDVMDAKKKGNERGAKHDIQVDCPESSCLSTDASVVTVDYLECSSSYGMREGVEHQVVESSHNFTEDHQTLKSKNLKLEEQNVELRREIDALRNRLSMTLKFKEMNVSLKNEVAALKKENTYLKSCAAFIEELENITPEVFDGIEDVSPDSSF, encoded by the exons ATGAGGAGAAGCTCCAGAAGGTCTTCCATGGCGGTCTCCCTCCACCAATCCCTCGATTCCGACACCTTCCCCCGCGCCTCCACTCGTCGATCTTCTATTTTCGTTCCGCCACCCGAAGATTCAAGAACTCAG GCTGGGAATTTTACTACTAAGTTTTCGATGTCTTCATTCATTAAGAAAGTAGAAGACCTTACACCTCAACAAAGAACTGCTATTGAAAATGTAGGGTTTGGTAAACTGCTGCGAGTGCCTCATCACACCCTCCGGAAGAATCTCCTAGTAGAATGGATGGAGCGATGGGAAAGTGAAAAAAAAGCGTTTCTACTTCTTGACCGGGAATTGACTATCACTTCTCTTGATGCTGCGTTGATCTTGGGCTTACGGGGTACAGGGAAGCCTATAGCCTTAAGCGTAGTAGAGCCCTTCTCTCAACTGGAAGAAGAGTATGGAGCTGATAGTGACAGTCGTAAAATAAGCCTGTCCTTGATTGAGCGTAGATTGACAAGTCTGGGTACATCAGCTGATGGTGATTTTGTGAGGACTTTTTTACTATTTACCTTTGGGACACTGCTCTTTCACAATTCTAATGGGAAGGTAGACTCGCGCTATCTTACCTTCCTTCATGATCTGAGTAAGGTACCCAATTACGCATGGGGTAAAGCTGTTGTTGAAGATCTTTTCAGTTGGTTATGCCgaaaaaaggatgaacaaataaAAAATATGGAAGGCTGCCTTATACTTCTTCAA ATATGGTCATATGAGCATGTAGATATTGGACGGCCCAATCTGGTTAATGAGCCATGTGGCATTCCCCGTGCCTGTCGTTGGGAAAGTAGCAGGACCAATATCACGAGGCATTTGATCACAACAAAGTTCAACGAGCTCGAAGAAGATCAG GTATTGTGGAAGCTACAACCAGTAGCTGCTGAGCTAAATATTCAGATTATCAAAGAGCTACTGGTATCAGAAAGCGAGGGAAACGAGGCTGCAACGCTAAAGCATTTGAATTCAACTACCACAAAAACTTCCGCTAAGTGTACGGGCCTCCCACCGAAG AGCTTGAGCCAAGGGGATGTTATGGATGCGAAAAAGAAGGGAAATGAAAGAGGAGCCAAACATGATATCCAAGTTGATTGTCCAGAGAGCTCCTGTCTTTCTACAGATGCGTCAGTAGTAACTGTGGATTATCTTGAATGTTCCTCATCTTATGGTATGCGAGAAGGTGTAGAGCACCAAGTTGTGGAGTCTTCGCATAATTTTACG GAAGATCATCAAACTTTAAAATCCAAAAATTTAAAGTTGGAAGAACAAAATGTGGAACTTAGGAGAGAAATTGATGCGTTAAGAAACCGGTTATCCATGACCCTAAAATTCAAAGAAATGAACGTAAGCTTAAAAAATGAAGTAGCTGCTTTGAAGAAAGAAAACACGTATCTCAAGTCCTGTGCTGCTTTCATAGAAGAGTTGGAAAACATTACACCTGAAGTATTTGATGGTATAGAGGATGTTTCACCAGATAGCAGCTTCTAA
- the LOC141648973 gene encoding non-specific lipid-transfer protein-like, whose amino-acid sequence MTNSTLDKIACMMVLCMVFQTLTNPRAVASAAVTCPGVTKSLAPCMTYLKGTGGPTPPPNCCVGVRTLKGMARTTADRRTACNCMKTAAGRMKGLNYGNAARLPNQCGVRMSYTLSPNINCNTYSNFYDVRIVQHSVSLSIFGRVCKHGNDEGFMTN is encoded by the exons atgaCAAACTCAACTCTTGACAAGATTGCTTGCATGATGGTGCTCTGCATGGTGTTTCAGACCTTGACAAACCCACGTGCAGTCGCCTCGGCCGCAGTGACATGCCCTGGGGTTACCAAGTCCTTGGCCCCATGCATGACATACCTAAAGGGAACTGGCGGACCCACGCCACCACCTAACTGCTGTGTAGGGGTCCGGACTCTAAAGGGCATGGCTCGAACCACCGCTGACCGAAGGACTGCTTGTAATTGCATGAAAACAGCAGCTGGTCGGATGAAAGGTCTAAACTATGGGAATGCCGCTAGGCTTCCTAATCAGTGTGGGGTTCGCATGTCTTACACTCTCAGCCCCAACATTAACTGTAACAC GTATTCTAATTTCTATGATGTGCGTATTGTGCAGCATTCAGTAAGCTTAAGCATCTTCGGAAGGGTTTGCAAACATGGTAATGACGAAGGTTTCATGACAAACTAA
- the LOC141647565 gene encoding non-specific lipid-transfer protein-like, whose protein sequence is MKGISVILAVSMFVIAASYATEAAISCAVVENNLKPCIGHLKSQDSQATPPADCCSGVKSVKAQADSTGERKAVCQCMKDMATKVGGINYDLAAKLASQCGVTMSYTINPNTDCSKV, encoded by the exons ATGAAAGGCATTAGTGTAATTCTAGCTGTTTCTATGTTTGTGATAGCTGCATCATATGCTACGGAGGCAGCCATATCATGTGCAGTCGTTGAAAACAATCTGAAACCATGCATAGGGCATCTAAAGAGCCAAGACTCCCAGGCAACACCACCAGCTGACTGTTGTTCCGGGGTTAAATCAGTCAAAGCACAAGCGGACTCGACAGGTGAGCGAAAAGCAGTATGCCAGTGCATGAAGGATATGGCTACTAAAGTTGGTGGGATCAACTATGACCTTGCTGCTAAGCTTGCTAGTCAGTGTGGGGTTACTATGTCCTACACTATCAACCCTAACACTGACTGCTCCAAAGT TTAA